A genomic segment from Drosophila miranda strain MSH22 chromosome 3, D.miranda_PacBio2.1, whole genome shotgun sequence encodes:
- the LOC108159416 gene encoding pneumococcal serine-rich repeat protein isoform X21, with protein sequence MDLSLERDSSALGSLFQQIINDMKNTSPLWDDFVAKASKLHTCLRAAIQAIAAYLDAFQKIADAATNSRGASKEIGTALTRVCLRHKAVETRLKTFTSAIMDCLVQPLQDKIEDWKRTVATIDKDHAKEYKRCRSELKKRSSDTLRLQKKARKGQTDGLQSLMDSHMQDVTLRRAELEEVEKRSLRAAMVEERLRYCSFVHMLQPVVHEECEVMSELGHLQEAMQSIALVTKEPSVLPQASEELIHDAKASINLYPESPGGGSGSQGGGCSNSLGSRKSSVCSISSMNSSGSSNSPGHHHYPRSLSQFVTPAIRLKPGESSDSGFCSSPALTTQVSNATNQTANVSTWPPHSQDVVDTLPPTADRPHTISTAYEKGHQRPPLTVYTFQNPETIHESGSGNGINNGSVAPSNGQPSSGQTTPATQKSPAASLSRPPLPVKPAHVRCSSLERPLSAQSNHRQGSGSGGLLQRQCPSPIPAHITKELSAAHHAQQQQQQLQQQQSPPTYVNMSELANMAALKLTNHQQQQQQQQQQQQQQKPTPPPLQQQSSIDSICSQHSNDSSGSHQLLQQQQQQQAPHAAQHHATRSHSISSTASSLHSHPSIDSTVACGSLVGQHTHSTSTNTNTTSPSSGSSTPQNHYSPLLTNSPTSTAAGTPSGSSISTGTGTGAGLGFVYQVSSPTPPTSEVQVQVLKITEQAGSQPPASAEDTDERSRASVLQKASMFEKQAAAVAAAAGSVSPPVPATGPSPAAAAPSAGGPKRSEAEQQEMDKSFEDSIKALNNLIGELDSFQREIDEGKGKQNSNSNSSNNNLTTSSSSSENNNLPPVCIGSTASTTSTSTTNIDLCGISNQTNSSGCGTDMSDTTSEELAGEEGGHLMDPTLAEARRRERELLGASDSELSRCYVSETSSLTGGLTAGGYENPTFAHFVASASRDDPYNGGSGSEGRSLYAPASVSVSADSISLAASDSICLSGQPRHAYVDTCSDSGSAVVVIYDHQIPNTPDIEFVKQNSEIVLLRTKDPQVQSQLQLYEMRELQQLPSNLAGSPDSPDSGSGKALPPATATVAPAKQRLSSFRASSEQQLQLLGRGSPQRGKANHVDQPPQQQQPAQGTVSDNSSLPVEPPVMRRQLPPKPTSLCLSLFNGTGTGTGSGSGSGTGTGSNQPPSVADKPLIPRKSDFKADLDAKIRRQKQKVQQQIQQQQQQQQKQQQTPQQPLQQQQQQQQQQQHSPQSHQTRNCNVTNGPAAAVVIASASDPILSPHPYQNQNQNHRMPSQNQTTATSNHKQYQTPQAAATATSKTSASPPSATIANPALSSLSPRGGLPQPSSSSSSLPSSASASTNSTSTNALAPLPVATATATATAPCRPPPSAPPPAHPYVCSSNAANPQANHQANTNTNSTANANANASLKPGITPRPASLSGGAGGGLGGAGGSTRIARRSSINQAKPPPPVRRSSSVTPSPNASVGHATHLQLQHNTPLSSSSEHLPPPPAFMLESMSSAPPVAMPSSALKVSETVRALAAMRHQPASPGTLRRIQQQQQQHQQQQQQQQQYQPPLQSVHNSPMNDDPSYEAYYDSYMDLQAYAHALANGQQQQPGQQMPPPLPPPNQQRFNHQQQQQQQQYHPQQCYPQQQQQQQHVAQKPPTPPVYHAPPAPPPTADATFRTSSPAAGGGGGGGIYAQPKLVNSMSSFRTSSPSPNGHGHGHAHPLPPTQPKANPNLIAQLNARLNSKQQQQQQHHQQQHASEGIYGNQQQPGGESIYTRSGLSMSQPQQQQHYDAGPSHLSRVADGSDKTRSPLET encoded by the exons ATGGATCTAAGTCTGGAACGCGATAGCTCTGCTCTGGGGAGTCTGTTCCAACAGATTATCAATGACATGAAG AACACCTCTCCACTGTGGGATGACTTCGTGGCAAAGGCCAGCAAATTGCACACATGCTTGAG GGCTGCCATACAGGCAATCGCCGCCTATTTGGATGCCTTCCAGAAGATAGCCGATGCGGCCACCAATTCCAGAG GCGCCTCCAAGGAAATTGGCACCGCCCTGACCCGGGTCTGCCTGCGCCACAAGGCAGTGGAGACCCGCTTGAAGACCTTCACCAGCGCCATTATGGACTGTCTGGTGCAGCCGCTGCAGGACAAGATCGAGGACTGGAAACGCACCGTGGCCACCATCGACAAGGACCATGCCAAAGAATACAAGCGCTGCCGGAGTGAGCTGAAGAAGCGCTCCAGCGACACGCTGCGGCTCCAGAAGAAGGCCCGCAAGGGCCAGACCGACGGCCTCCAGTCGCTGATGGACTCGCACATGCAGGACGTGACCCTGCGCCGGGCCGAGCTGGAGGAGGTGGAGAAGCGTTCGCTGCGAGCGGCCATGGTGGAGGAGCGGCTGCGCTACTGCAGCTTCGTCCACATGCTGCAGCCGGTGGTGCACGAGGAGTGCGAGGTGATGTCTGAGCTGGGACATCTGCAG GAGGCCATGCAGTCCATTGCTCTGGTCACCAAGGAGCCCAGTGTCCTGCCGCAGGCCTCCGAGGAGCTCATCCACGATGCCAAGGCCAGCATCAATCTCTATCCGGAGTCGCCGGGCGGCGGATCCGGCTCCCAGGGCGGCGGCTGCTCCAACTCTCTGGGATCCAGGAAGAGCTCTGTCTGCTCCATCAGCAGCATGAACAGCAGCGGCTCCAGCAACTCTCCGGGCCATCATCACTATCCGCGCTCCCTGTCGCAG TTTGTAACGCCCGCAATTCGCTTGAAACCTGGTGAATCCAGTGATAGTGGCTTTTGCTCATCGCCAGCTCTAACAACAcag GTCTCGAACGCAACGAACCAGACGGCAAATGTGTCGACATGGCCGCCACATTCCCAGGACGTGGTGGACACCCTCCCGCCCACGGCCGACCGACCGCACACCATTTCCACGGCATACGAGAAGGGTCACCAGCGCCCGCCACTGACTGTCTACACGTTCCAGAACCCAGAGACCATCCACGAGTCCGGGAGCGGCAACGGGATCAACAATGGATCGGTGGCCCCATCCAACGGACAGCCATCGTCGGGCCAGACCACACCGGCCACCCAGAAGTCTCCGGCCGCATCGCTCAGTCGTCCGCCTCTGCCAGTC AAGCCGGCCCATGTG CGCTGCTCGTCGCTGGAGCGTCCGCTGTCGGCGCAGAGCAACCACCGTCAGGGCAGTGGAAGCGGCGGCCTGCTGCAGCGTCAGTGCCCCTCACCGATACCGGCTCATATCACGAAAG AGCTGTCCGCAGCACATCatgcacagcagcagcagcagcagctccagcagcagcagagtcCGCCCACATACGTTAACATGTCCGAACTGGCCAACATGGCGGCCTTGAAGCTCACtaaccaccagcagcagcagcagcagcagcaacagcaacagcagcagcagaagcccACGCCACCgcctctgcagcagcagagctCCATTGACTCGATCTGCTCGCAGCATTCCAACGACTCCTCGGGCTCCCATCAGCttctacagcagcagcagcagcagcaagcgcCTCACGCTGCCCAGCACCATGCCACACGCTCCCATTCCATATCCTCGACGGCCTCGTCGCTGCACTCGCATCCATCGATCGACTCGACGGTCGCTTGCGGCTCCCTCGTGGGCCAGCACACCcacagcaccagcaccaacacGAACACCACCTCGCCGTCCAGTGGCAGCTCCACGCCCCAGAACCATTACTCGCCCCTGTTAACCAACTCACCCACGTCCACTGCCGCAGGTACGCCCAGTGGAAGCAGCATCAGCACGGGCACGGGTACCGGCGCCGGACTGGGATTCGTCTACCAGGTCAGCTCGCccacgccgccgacgagcgaGGTGCAGGTGCAGGTGCTCAAGATCACCGAGCAGGCGGGATCGCAGCCGCCGGCCAGTGCCGAGGACACGGACGAACGGTCGCGTGCCTCTGTCCTGCAGAAGGCCTCCATGTTCGAGAAGCAGGCGGCAGCCGTGGCAGCAGCGGCCGGTAGTGTGTCGCCTCCTGTTCCGGCCACGGGTCCATCCCCTGCGGCGGCCGCCCCAAGTGCCGGGGGACCGAAGCGGTCCGAGGCCGAGCAGCAGGAAATGG ACAAATCTTTCGAAGACTCAATCAAAGcattaaataatttaattgGCGAACTAGACTCGTTTCAACGTGAGATTGATGAGGGCAAGGGCAAGcagaacagcaacagcaacagcagcaacaacaacctgACAAcgagtagcagcagcagcgagaaCAACAACCTGCCCCCCGTCTGCATCGGCAGCACCGccagcaccaccagcaccagcaccaccaaCATCGATTTGTGCGGCATCAGCAACCAGACCAACTCCAGCGGCTGCGGCACGGACATGTCGGACACCACCTCCGAGGAGCTGGCCGGTGAGGAGGGGGGCCACCTGATGGACCCCACGCTGGCGGAGGCCAGGCGGCGAGAACGAGAGCTTCTGGGCGCCAGCGATTCGGAGCTGAGTCGCTGCTATGTGAGCGAGACGAGTTCGCTGACCGGCGGCCTGACAGCGGGCGGCTACGAGAACCCCACGTTCGCCCACTTTGTGGCGAGTGCGAGCCGCGACGACCCCTACAACGGGGGGTCGGGCAGCGAGGGGCGCTCCCTATATGCGCCCGcctccgtgtccgtgtccgcgGACAGCATCTCGCTGGCCGCCTCCGACAGCATCTGCCTGTCGGGGCAGCCGCGGCACGCCTACGTGGACACCTgcagcgacagcggcagcgCCGTCGTAGTGATCTACGACCACCAGATCCCCAACACCCCGGACATTGAGTTCGTCAAGCAGAACTCGGAGATAGTCCTGCTGCGCACCAAGGACCCCCAGGTGCAGTCGCAGCTGCAGCTTTACGAGATGCGcgagctgcagcagctgccCTCGAATCTAGCCGGATCCCCGGACTCGCCGGACTCGGGCAGTGGCAAGGCGCTCCCGCCGGCAACAGCAACTGTGGCGCCCGCCAAGCAGCGACTCTCCTCGTTTCGCGCCTCCagcgagcagcagctgcagctgctcgGACGCGGCAGCCCGCAAAGAGGTAAAGCAAACCACGTCGATCAGccgccccagcagcagcagccggcaCAAGGGACAGTCAGTGATAACAGTAGCCTCCCAGTAGAGCCTCCTGTGATGCGGCGACAGCTGCCCCCAAAGCCCACCAGCCTCTGCCTGAGCCTTTTCAATGGTACAGGTACAGGTACGGGgtcgggttcgggttcgggtacgggtacgggttcGAATCAGCCTCCCAGTGTGGCCGACAAGCCATTGATACCCCGAAAGTCAGACTTTAAGGCCGACTTAGATGCCAAAATACGcaggcagaagcagaaggTTCAACAGcaaatacagcagcagcaacagcaacagcagaagcagcaacaaacGCCACAGCAGccactgcaacagcagcagcagcagcagcagcaacaacaacactcACCACAGTCGCACCAAACCAGAAACTGTAATGTCACTAATggcccagcagcagccgttGTTATTGCATCCGCATCAGATCCAATCTTGAGCCCGCATCCataccaaaaccaaaaccaaaatcaTAGAATGCCAAGCCAAAATCAGACAACAGCAACATCCAATCATAAGCAATACCAGACGCCCCAAGCAGCTGCGACAGCAACATCAAAAACATCAGCATCTCCTCCATCTGCAACAATAGCAAACCCAGCATTATCATCATTGTCACCTCGCGGCGGTCTGCCAcagccatcatcatcatcgtcatcattaccatcatctgcatctgcatccaCAAACTCCACATCGACAAACGCTCTTGCTCCGTTGCccgttgccactgccactgccactgccactgccccctGCAGACCACCACCATCAGCGCCACCACCCGCCCATCCATATGTGTGCTCCTCGAATGCCGCCAACCCCCAAGCCAACCATCAAGccaatacgaatacgaattccactgccaatgccaatgccaatgccagtcTCAAGCCAGGCATTACGCCCAGGCCGGCCTCGTTGTCGG gaggagcaggaggaggattAGGAGGAGCAGGTGGCTCAACGCGGATCGCACGTCGTTCGTCCATCAATCAGGCCAAGCCACCGCCGCCAGTGCGACGCAGCTCCTCGGTGACACCCAGTCCCAATGCTTCGGTGGGG CACGCGACGCATCTGCAGCTGCAACATAACACACCGCTAAGCAGCTCCAGCGAGCATCTACCACCGCCGCCAGCCTTTATGCTGGAGTCCATGTCCAGCGCTCCTCCAGTGGCCATGCCGAGCTCCGCTCTTAAGGTGTCGGAGACGGTGCGAGCCCTGGCAGCCATGCGGCATCAGCCGGCATCGCCTGGTACGCTAAGACgtatacagcagcagcagcagcaacaccagcaacaacaacaacagcaacaacaatatcAACCCCCACTGCAG TCAGTGCACAACTCCCCCATGAACGACGACCCGAGCTATGAGGCCTACTATGACTCCTATATGGATCTGCAGGCCTATGCTCATGCCTTGGCCAatggccaacagcagcagccgggccAGCAGATGCCACCACCCCTGCCACCGCCCAACCAGCAACGCTTTAATcatcaacagcaacagcaacagcagcaataTCATCCACAGCAATGCTatccacagcagcaacagcagcagcaacatgtGGCACAAAAGCCGCCAACGCCACCTGTCTACCACGCCCCACCAGCACCACCGCCTACAGCGGATGCC ACGTTCCGCACCTCGTCACCGGCCGCAGGCGGAGGAGGCGGTGGGGGCATCTATGCCCAACCCAAGCTGGTCAACAGCATGTCCAGCTTCCGCACCAGCAGCCCAAGTCCcaatgggcatgggcatgggcatgcgCACCCACTGCCACCGACACAGCCCAAGGCGAACCCGAATCTAATTGCACAGCTGAATGCACGACTCAacagcaagcagcagcagcagcagcagcaccatcaacagcagcatgCTTCCGAGGGCATCTACGGCAACCAGCAGCAACCTGGAGGCGAGTCGATCTACACGCGGAGCGGCCTGTCCATGTCCcagccgcaacagcagcaacactATGACG CCGGACCCTCGCATCTGTCACGAGTCGCTGATGGATCAGATAAAACGCGGAGCCCCCTTGAAACGTAA
- the LOC108159416 gene encoding protein MTSS 2 isoform X35 — translation MDLSLERDSSALGSLFQQIINDMKNTSPLWDDFVAKASKLHTCLRAAIQAIAAYLDAFQKIADAATNSRGASKEIGTALTRVCLRHKAVETRLKTFTSAIMDCLVQPLQDKIEDWKRTVATIDKDHAKEYKRCRSELKKRSSDTLRLQKKARKGQTDGLQSLMDSHMQDVTLRRAELEEVEKRSLRAAMVEERLRYCSFVHMLQPVVHEECEVMSELGHLQEAMQSIALVTKEPSVLPQASEELIHDAKASINLYPESPGGGSGSQGGGCSNSLGSRKSSVCSISSMNSSGSSNSPGHHHYPRSLSQFVTPAIRLKPGESSDSGFCSSPALTTQVSNATNQTANVSTWPPHSQDVVDTLPPTADRPHTISTAYEKGHQRPPLTVYTFQNPETIHESGSGNGINNGSVAPSNGQPSSGQTTPATQKSPAASLSRPPLPVRCSSLERPLSAQSNHRQGSGSGGLLQRQCPSPIPAHITKGGAGGGLGGAGGSTRIARRSSINQAKPPPPVRRSSSVTPSPNASVGHATHLQLQHNTPLSSSSEHLPPPPAFMLESMSSAPPVAMPSSALKVSETVRALAAMRHQPASPGTLRRIQQQQQQHQQQQQQQQQYQPPLQSVHNSPMNDDPSYEAYYDSYMDLQAYAHALANGQQQQPGQQMPPPLPPPNQQRFNHQQQQQQQQYHPQQCYPQQQQQQQHVAQKPPTPPVYHAPPAPPPTADATFRTSSPAAGGGGGGGIYAQPKLVNSMSSFRTSSPSPNGHGHGHAHPLPPTQPKANPNLIAQLNARLNSKQQQQQQHHQQQHASEGIYGNQQQPGGESIYTRSGLSMSQPQQQQHYDAGPSHLSRVADGSDKTRSPLET, via the exons ATGGATCTAAGTCTGGAACGCGATAGCTCTGCTCTGGGGAGTCTGTTCCAACAGATTATCAATGACATGAAG AACACCTCTCCACTGTGGGATGACTTCGTGGCAAAGGCCAGCAAATTGCACACATGCTTGAG GGCTGCCATACAGGCAATCGCCGCCTATTTGGATGCCTTCCAGAAGATAGCCGATGCGGCCACCAATTCCAGAG GCGCCTCCAAGGAAATTGGCACCGCCCTGACCCGGGTCTGCCTGCGCCACAAGGCAGTGGAGACCCGCTTGAAGACCTTCACCAGCGCCATTATGGACTGTCTGGTGCAGCCGCTGCAGGACAAGATCGAGGACTGGAAACGCACCGTGGCCACCATCGACAAGGACCATGCCAAAGAATACAAGCGCTGCCGGAGTGAGCTGAAGAAGCGCTCCAGCGACACGCTGCGGCTCCAGAAGAAGGCCCGCAAGGGCCAGACCGACGGCCTCCAGTCGCTGATGGACTCGCACATGCAGGACGTGACCCTGCGCCGGGCCGAGCTGGAGGAGGTGGAGAAGCGTTCGCTGCGAGCGGCCATGGTGGAGGAGCGGCTGCGCTACTGCAGCTTCGTCCACATGCTGCAGCCGGTGGTGCACGAGGAGTGCGAGGTGATGTCTGAGCTGGGACATCTGCAG GAGGCCATGCAGTCCATTGCTCTGGTCACCAAGGAGCCCAGTGTCCTGCCGCAGGCCTCCGAGGAGCTCATCCACGATGCCAAGGCCAGCATCAATCTCTATCCGGAGTCGCCGGGCGGCGGATCCGGCTCCCAGGGCGGCGGCTGCTCCAACTCTCTGGGATCCAGGAAGAGCTCTGTCTGCTCCATCAGCAGCATGAACAGCAGCGGCTCCAGCAACTCTCCGGGCCATCATCACTATCCGCGCTCCCTGTCGCAG TTTGTAACGCCCGCAATTCGCTTGAAACCTGGTGAATCCAGTGATAGTGGCTTTTGCTCATCGCCAGCTCTAACAACAcag GTCTCGAACGCAACGAACCAGACGGCAAATGTGTCGACATGGCCGCCACATTCCCAGGACGTGGTGGACACCCTCCCGCCCACGGCCGACCGACCGCACACCATTTCCACGGCATACGAGAAGGGTCACCAGCGCCCGCCACTGACTGTCTACACGTTCCAGAACCCAGAGACCATCCACGAGTCCGGGAGCGGCAACGGGATCAACAATGGATCGGTGGCCCCATCCAACGGACAGCCATCGTCGGGCCAGACCACACCGGCCACCCAGAAGTCTCCGGCCGCATCGCTCAGTCGTCCGCCTCTGCCAGTC CGCTGCTCGTCGCTGGAGCGTCCGCTGTCGGCGCAGAGCAACCACCGTCAGGGCAGTGGAAGCGGCGGCCTGCTGCAGCGTCAGTGCCCCTCACCGATACCGGCTCATATCACGAAAG gaggagcaggaggaggattAGGAGGAGCAGGTGGCTCAACGCGGATCGCACGTCGTTCGTCCATCAATCAGGCCAAGCCACCGCCGCCAGTGCGACGCAGCTCCTCGGTGACACCCAGTCCCAATGCTTCGGTGGGG CACGCGACGCATCTGCAGCTGCAACATAACACACCGCTAAGCAGCTCCAGCGAGCATCTACCACCGCCGCCAGCCTTTATGCTGGAGTCCATGTCCAGCGCTCCTCCAGTGGCCATGCCGAGCTCCGCTCTTAAGGTGTCGGAGACGGTGCGAGCCCTGGCAGCCATGCGGCATCAGCCGGCATCGCCTGGTACGCTAAGACgtatacagcagcagcagcagcaacaccagcaacaacaacaacagcaacaacaatatcAACCCCCACTGCAG TCAGTGCACAACTCCCCCATGAACGACGACCCGAGCTATGAGGCCTACTATGACTCCTATATGGATCTGCAGGCCTATGCTCATGCCTTGGCCAatggccaacagcagcagccgggccAGCAGATGCCACCACCCCTGCCACCGCCCAACCAGCAACGCTTTAATcatcaacagcaacagcaacagcagcaataTCATCCACAGCAATGCTatccacagcagcaacagcagcagcaacatgtGGCACAAAAGCCGCCAACGCCACCTGTCTACCACGCCCCACCAGCACCACCGCCTACAGCGGATGCC ACGTTCCGCACCTCGTCACCGGCCGCAGGCGGAGGAGGCGGTGGGGGCATCTATGCCCAACCCAAGCTGGTCAACAGCATGTCCAGCTTCCGCACCAGCAGCCCAAGTCCcaatgggcatgggcatgggcatgcgCACCCACTGCCACCGACACAGCCCAAGGCGAACCCGAATCTAATTGCACAGCTGAATGCACGACTCAacagcaagcagcagcagcagcagcagcaccatcaacagcagcatgCTTCCGAGGGCATCTACGGCAACCAGCAGCAACCTGGAGGCGAGTCGATCTACACGCGGAGCGGCCTGTCCATGTCCcagccgcaacagcagcaacactATGACG CCGGACCCTCGCATCTGTCACGAGTCGCTGATGGATCAGATAAAACGCGGAGCCCCCTTGAAACGTAA